From the Streptomyces sp. KMM 9044 genome, one window contains:
- a CDS encoding tetratricopeptide repeat protein, which translates to MARLGREKKRGQQQAAHAAHLAAVPIDVRIPVAAEGGAGPRSASVDGVLVVAGPDEPVQHAVLNRLHRIALASGHAVLATVHDERIGYVVPLQVGPDGASRFTGEPAPMKPEPGPESAPGAAPEPGPGRAPGRGVVQEEPAAAPHADASFSAAPAPGPVAVLPPRPGHDRSTHILRPVPDPAPARASAPDRDPVPDAVRDSAPTFRLRPVPGAATGAAPPGTVAAPTGEFGPPPPMDARPHPAPEADSPPGGPAASPRPPAYPLPPVDRIPSPLPPPAGPAPRTGRPRMPEPLPEDVCGSGTGTGTGTGTGSDPDRRPMPPRGFDAVAEAMLGDEPPAVPGETRLAGPMGLIDDAVRAGRIETAARLAGETVAEASQTLGPEHPEVLRLRELTAYIAYLGDEPLHAFRLSLDLAGIHRRAGDAEAAYGNVRSAATAWRAVRDPLRGLELGRDLIERWTELAGEGGPAADELEELESARARMARLTARAQHG; encoded by the coding sequence GGGCCCGCGGAGTGCGTCCGTCGACGGGGTACTGGTGGTCGCCGGACCCGATGAGCCGGTTCAGCACGCCGTGCTGAACCGGCTCCACCGCATCGCCCTCGCCTCGGGGCATGCCGTCCTGGCCACCGTCCACGACGAGCGCATCGGCTACGTGGTCCCCCTCCAGGTCGGCCCGGACGGCGCCAGCCGCTTCACGGGGGAGCCGGCGCCGATGAAACCGGAGCCGGGGCCGGAGTCCGCGCCGGGGGCCGCGCCGGAGCCGGGGCCGGGCCGTGCGCCGGGCCGGGGTGTGGTCCAGGAGGAACCAGCGGCCGCGCCGCATGCCGACGCGTCCTTCTCCGCAGCCCCGGCCCCGGGCCCGGTCGCCGTTTTGCCCCCGCGCCCCGGGCACGACCGGTCCACCCACATCCTGCGTCCCGTGCCGGACCCGGCTCCGGCACGGGCATCAGCCCCGGACCGGGATCCGGTACCCGACGCCGTACGGGACTCTGCCCCCACCTTCCGGCTGCGACCGGTGCCCGGGGCGGCGACAGGAGCGGCACCCCCGGGAACGGTCGCGGCGCCGACCGGTGAGTTCGGCCCGCCACCGCCCATGGACGCGCGGCCGCACCCCGCCCCCGAAGCGGACAGCCCCCCGGGGGGCCCGGCAGCGTCCCCGAGGCCCCCGGCATACCCGCTCCCGCCGGTCGACCGGATACCGAGCCCCCTGCCTCCGCCGGCCGGTCCGGCGCCGCGAACCGGCCGTCCCCGGATGCCCGAACCGCTTCCCGAGGACGTGTGCGGCAGTGGCACCGGCACCGGCACCGGAACCGGCACCGGCAGCGACCCCGATCGCCGACCGATGCCGCCCCGCGGCTTCGACGCCGTGGCGGAGGCGATGCTCGGGGACGAGCCGCCGGCCGTACCGGGCGAGACCCGTCTGGCCGGTCCCATGGGCCTGATCGACGACGCAGTCCGGGCGGGCCGGATCGAGACCGCGGCGCGACTGGCCGGGGAGACGGTGGCCGAGGCCTCGCAGACGCTGGGGCCCGAGCACCCCGAGGTACTCCGGCTGCGCGAGCTGACCGCGTACATCGCCTACCTCGGCGACGAGCCGCTGCACGCCTTCCGGCTCTCCCTCGACCTCGCCGGTATCCACCGTCGGGCGGGCGACGCGGAGGCCGCCTACGGCAACGTCCGCAGCGCGGCCACCGCCTGGCGCGCGGTGCGCGACCCGCTGCGCGGTCTGGAACTGGGACGCGACCTGATCGAGCGGTGGACCGAACTCGCCGGCGAGGGCGGCCCGGCCGCCGACGAACTCGAGGAACTGGAGTCCGCCCGCGCCCGCATGGCCCGCCTGACCGCCCGCGCCCAGCACGGGTGA